In one Macrobrachium rosenbergii isolate ZJJX-2024 chromosome 53, ASM4041242v1, whole genome shotgun sequence genomic region, the following are encoded:
- the LOC136834393 gene encoding uncharacterized protein, which produces MTRNLKALLLLVPALVIYMLVYMRESRVILTLPRTFFLDNGTWNGSLLSFDWLPGGFLNWNATETSTSTLNAPESHLVPLRGIGDSFLPFEEVYENGTEEAADGNPPLKKILFWNDFFGDKSQGFGFGRDPFVKSNCRISTCFTTANRTMFSPEEVDAVVWHVRSRDQSFPPRRSPHTRYIYWLLESPMHVYANLKNLANVFNWTFTYRLDSDVPYPYNRVYRLRTPRPVPTGRIMPLARF; this is translated from the exons ATGACACGAAATTTG AAAGCTCTTCTCCTCCTGGTGCCTGCATTGGTCATATACATGTTAGTCTACATGCGGGAAAGCAGAGTGATACTCACTTTACCAAGAACTTTCTTTTT AGATAATGGTACTTGGAATGGCTCGTTGCTTTCCTTTGATTGGCTTCCAGGAGGATTTCTGAACTGGAATGCAACAGAGACTTCCACTTCAACACTGAATGCACCTGAGAGTCATTTGGTCCCACTGAGAGGTATTGGTGATTCTTTTCTTCCCTTCGAGGAAGTGTATGAAAACGGCACTGAAGAGGCAGCCGATGGTAATCCACCTCTGAAGAAGATACTCTTTTGGAACGAT TTCTTCGGTGACAAATCCCAGGGTTTCGGTTTCGGTCGAGATCCTTTCGTCAAGTCCAATTGTCGAATCAGCACTTGCTTCACGACGGCGAACCGCACTATGTTTTCCCCAGAGGAGGTTGATGCAGTTGTCTGGCACGTCAGGTCGCGTGATCAGTCCTTTCCTCCCAGGAG GTCACCTCATACCAGATACATATACTGGCTTCTAGAATCGCCGATGCATGTGTATGCTAATCTCAAAAACTTAGCAAACGTCTTCAACTGGACCTTCACTTACAGGCTAGACTCCGATGTTCCTTATCC GTATAACAGGGTGTACCGTTTGCGAACACCCAGGCCTGTACCTACTGGAAGAATTATGCCTCTGGCAAGATTTTAA